Below is a genomic region from Candidatus Cloacimonadota bacterium.
GAGCTTATCGAGTATTTGAAAAAAGAGGAAGACGGATAAGAGAATTAAAAAAATTACGTTGACGTATGCCCAAAAAATACGGCTTAATTTTCTCTATCGCTACTTCAAGCATGATATGGAAAATACGTGAGTCAAAACAGCTTTTAGATATGGAAAAAGAAATACGGAACTTTGCCATCACTCTCTGAAATCGTTGCGTATTATGAAAAATTGGAAGAACAGCACGAAGAATAATAATATAATTAAAAACATCTGGAAGGAGAAGAAAAGTGAAAAAACCATTTATCATTTTAATCAAAATTGCAGAATTAATTGTGGGAAAACAGAACAACGAATATCTTTCCAATCCCGAAATTTCCAAACTGATAAAACAATTTCAGCAGACACATTCTATAAAAAAGTATCATCTATCCCAAACGGATATCATCATTATTGCTTATGCGTGGTTTGAAACGGTAAAAAATTACAGGGTAGGTTTTGCTTCACTCGATATTTTAAAAATACTTTATAAAAAGGTATCGCAAAAAATTGAGCATTTGGATGATATTATTTCGCTTTTGGATAAGAAAGTTTTTGCTATCAATCCAGAAGATAATTGGGATGTAAAACAAACGCATTTTATTAAGCAAAAACCAGACTCGAATTTTTCCAGTCAATACCTTTTGGAAAATGTTATTGAGATTCATCCCGATTTCAAGGAAGTTATTTTAGCAGAAAACAAAAGTCAAGATGATTTTAGCCAAAAATCTTTTCAAAATAATCGTGAACTTCTCAACTATTGGTTTTCTTATCTGGAAAAGGTTGCTGATTTGAAACTTCGTTCACATCATCCTATATTTAATTTATTCGACCTCGCCGGTAAAGAAGCAGCTAAATTTTCGGAAATAGTTAAATGGGAAAAACAGATTGAAAGCAGATTGGCAAATACGGATAAAAAATTTCCTCTTCTCGAATTGATAGATGAATACAACCTTGATAAAATTGAGGCTAAAATAATTGTGTACCTTGCAAAGGAAGAATTAGAAAATAATGGATGCAATACCCAAGAAATAATTCAATTGATAAGCATAGATCATCAGGATTTGTTTAAAAATAAAAAATATATTTCCGATGAATCCAAACTTGTAAAAAAAGGATTGGTAGAAATATCTGAAGGATTTTTTTTCCGTTCGCAACCTAATATCCGCATATCTCCCGATATCCTCAGACGCATTATTATGAAATCGCCTGTGAATGAGAATGAAACATTGAATCGGATTTTAAAAGGAAATGATATTTTTACAATAGCCACACCATCCCAAACTTTCGCTGATCTTATTCTACCTAAACAGATAAAAAACACAATCCGTTTTTCTATGAATCAATACCATAAAAATATCGCTGAAACTCTTCAGGAATGGGGACTTTTTGACAAAGGTATCCGAGCGGTTGATCATCCCAACGAAAATACCGGTTCTGGAATGCTGATGTTGTTTTATGGACCACCTGGCACGGGTAAAACATTTGCTGCTGGTGCTATAGCGGAAAGTCTCAATAAAAAACTTCTCATCACAGACGTTAGTAGAATTCAATCCAAATGGGTGGGCGACAGTGAAAAAAATGTTCGTAAGATGTTTTCTTTGTTTGCACGGATTGTAAACAGGATGAAAAATCCACCAATTCTATTGCTAAATGAAGCGGATCAATTTTTGATGAATCGAACGGAAAAGATAAAATCGTCGGTTGATCGGATGCATAATTCTATGCAAAATCTTTTTTTGGAAGGATTTGAAAATCTAAACGGTATTCTCATTGCAACCACAAATATGAGAAAAAATTTAGATGAAGCATTTAGTAGAAGATTTCAGCTCAAGTTAGAAT
It encodes:
- a CDS encoding AAA family ATPase, which translates into the protein MKKPFIILIKIAELIVGKQNNEYLSNPEISKLIKQFQQTHSIKKYHLSQTDIIIIAYAWFETVKNYRVGFASLDILKILYKKVSQKIEHLDDIISLLDKKVFAINPEDNWDVKQTHFIKQKPDSNFSSQYLLENVIEIHPDFKEVILAENKSQDDFSQKSFQNNRELLNYWFSYLEKVADLKLRSHHPIFNLFDLAGKEAAKFSEIVKWEKQIESRLANTDKKFPLLELIDEYNLDKIEAKIIVYLAKEELENNGCNTQEIIQLISIDHQDLFKNKKYISDESKLVKKGLVEISEGFFFRSQPNIRISPDILRRIIMKSPVNENETLNRILKGNDIFTIATPSQTFADLILPKQIKNTIRFSMNQYHKNIAETLQEWGLFDKGIRAVDHPNENTGSGMLMLFYGPPGTGKTFAAGAIAESLNKKLLITDVSRIQSKWVGDSEKNVRKMFSLFARIVNRMKNPPILLLNEADQFLMNRTEKIKSSVDRMHNSMQNLFLEGFENLNGILIATTNMRKNLDEAFSRRFQLKLEFPFPSGEERQKLWELHLPLTISGASEIDIKFLAANYRLTGGQIKIIVRNACIEGASRRLKRINQEDIIKYCDIEAESDFGSIKQKIVGF